In Deltaproteobacteria bacterium, one genomic interval encodes:
- the mazG gene encoding nucleoside triphosphate pyrophosphohydrolase produces the protein MGEDKRQTTGGLFEELVGVMARLRGEGGCPWDREQTHASLKRYAVEETYELLEAIDQDDAAAIRDELGDVLLQVLFHAQMAREDGRFAIEEVMAGLRDKLVRRHPHVFGDEHASDAGAVLRNWERIKAREKPSAAAQGHSLFTSVPRAMPALARAQRIGDKAAGVGFDWPDVEPVWGKVAEELEELKEAAGTGKAERVEAELGDLLFAVVNLSRFLKVQAEEALEGTIQRFHKRFAHIERALAERGKTVEQASFEEMDALWEEAKAAGEAGKGT, from the coding sequence GTGGGCGAGGACAAGCGGCAGACCACGGGCGGGCTGTTCGAGGAGCTCGTCGGAGTGATGGCGCGTTTGCGCGGCGAGGGCGGTTGCCCGTGGGACCGGGAGCAGACCCACGCGTCGCTCAAGCGTTACGCCGTCGAGGAGACCTACGAGTTGCTCGAAGCCATCGACCAGGACGACGCCGCTGCCATCCGGGACGAGCTGGGGGACGTTCTGCTGCAGGTGCTGTTCCACGCCCAGATGGCGCGCGAGGACGGCCGTTTCGCCATCGAGGAGGTGATGGCCGGCCTGCGCGACAAGCTGGTGCGGCGACACCCTCACGTCTTCGGCGACGAGCACGCGAGCGACGCCGGGGCGGTGCTGCGGAACTGGGAGAGGATCAAGGCGCGGGAGAAACCGTCCGCCGCCGCCCAGGGCCATTCCCTCTTCACCTCGGTGCCCCGGGCCATGCCGGCCCTGGCGCGCGCCCAGCGCATCGGCGACAAGGCCGCCGGCGTGGGGTTCGACTGGCCCGACGTGGAGCCGGTGTGGGGCAAGGTCGCGGAAGAGCTGGAGGAGTTGAAGGAAGCGGCCGGGACCGGGAAGGCGGAACGCGTGGAGGCGGAGTTGGGGGACCTGCTCTTCGCCGTGGTCAACCTGAGCCGCTTTCTGAAGGTCCAGGCGGAGGAGGCGCTGGAGGGCACGATCCAGCGCTTCCACAAGCGCTTCGCCCATATCGAGCGCGCGCTGGCGGAACGGGGCAAGACCGTGGAGCAGGCGTCCTTCGAGGAGATGGATGCGTTGTGGGAGGAGGCCAAGGCCGCCGGAGAAGCCGGGAAGGGTACGTAG
- a CDS encoding VOC family protein — MARLKHIAIRTGDVAKTAAFYKEAFDLEEVGKGRSGIYLSDGHINMAILNLRTPTSPAGVEHFGFQVDNLEKAVERVTALGGGQLTDLARINPTDPSHPQSYFEVKVTGPEEQEIDVSDTGWVGAPRDK, encoded by the coding sequence ATGGCGCGACTCAAGCACATTGCGATCAGGACCGGGGACGTGGCCAAGACCGCGGCCTTCTACAAGGAAGCGTTCGACCTCGAGGAGGTAGGGAAGGGCCGGAGCGGCATCTACCTTTCCGACGGCCACATCAACATGGCGATCCTGAACCTCAGGACGCCCACGTCCCCGGCGGGGGTGGAACACTTCGGGTTCCAGGTGGACAACCTGGAGAAGGCGGTGGAGCGGGTCACCGCGCTTGGCGGAGGGCAGCTCACGGACCTCGCGCGGATCAACCCGACGGATCCATCCCATCCCCAGTCCTACTTCGAGGTCAAGGTCACCGGGCCGGAGGAGCAGGAGATCGACGTGTCGGACACGGGTTGGGTCGGCGCGCCCCGCGACAAGTAG
- a CDS encoding MFS transporter, which yields MSFGRHGISISVFWFTFFGALGIFFPYYSLYLKENAGLTGIQLGMVLSVTPLVGIVAQPFWGQVADRTGARGQLAAFLSMMAAAGFMLLGLAHGFVLILLAAVFLAFFSTPVIPLSVSVALAAFRHSGPHAYGFARAWGTVGFLASVLIFPLALEHVQEWRGLVTLPGGPSEPGLGVMFLGTASVVLLAAAIGLALPRQGLASQRAGRGEWRILLRRGPMRRMLVFAFSAYLFVTGPMGLLPVYVRAQGGTLETVQNMWILMLIVEIPLILCTGMGLKRIGARGLLGAGVLAGGIRWTVCGLTANPYWIYPVQMLHGVMVTGLMMGGPLYVDRVAPGRLRSTAQGLVAMVGLGLGGIASNTASGWILDHFGANAPYLIGGAGALVVGLAIHWILPPVTHEDAARE from the coding sequence ATGAGCTTCGGGCGCCACGGCATTTCCATTTCGGTTTTCTGGTTCACCTTCTTCGGGGCGCTGGGCATCTTCTTTCCCTACTACAGCCTCTACCTCAAGGAGAACGCCGGCCTGACCGGCATCCAGCTCGGCATGGTGCTCTCGGTGACACCCCTCGTGGGCATCGTGGCGCAACCCTTCTGGGGCCAGGTGGCGGACCGCACCGGCGCCCGCGGCCAGCTCGCGGCGTTCCTTTCCATGATGGCGGCCGCGGGGTTCATGCTGCTGGGACTGGCCCACGGGTTCGTCCTCATTCTCCTGGCCGCCGTCTTCCTGGCGTTCTTTTCGACGCCGGTGATCCCGCTGTCGGTGTCCGTGGCGCTGGCCGCGTTCCGCCACTCCGGGCCGCACGCCTACGGCTTCGCGCGCGCGTGGGGGACGGTGGGCTTCCTGGCCTCGGTGCTGATCTTCCCGCTGGCACTGGAGCACGTACAGGAATGGCGCGGGCTCGTCACCCTTCCCGGAGGCCCTTCCGAGCCCGGCCTCGGGGTGATGTTCCTGGGGACCGCGAGCGTGGTGCTCCTGGCCGCGGCCATCGGCCTCGCCCTTCCGCGGCAGGGCCTGGCGTCACAACGGGCCGGCCGCGGGGAGTGGCGCATTCTGCTGCGCCGCGGCCCCATGCGCCGCATGCTTGTCTTCGCCTTCAGCGCATACCTCTTCGTCACCGGCCCCATGGGGCTCCTGCCGGTCTACGTCCGCGCCCAGGGCGGCACCCTGGAGACGGTGCAGAACATGTGGATCCTGATGCTCATCGTGGAGATCCCGCTCATCCTGTGCACCGGCATGGGCCTCAAGCGCATCGGCGCGCGCGGGCTTCTGGGCGCGGGAGTGCTGGCCGGCGGCATCCGCTGGACGGTGTGCGGACTCACCGCCAACCCCTACTGGATCTACCCCGTGCAGATGCTCCACGGCGTGATGGTGACGGGACTGATGATGGGCGGGCCGCTGTACGTCGACCGGGTCGCCCCGGGGCGGCTGCGTTCCACCGCCCAGGGCCTGGTGGCCATGGTGGGACTCGGGCTCGGCGGCATCGCCTCCAACACCGCCTCCGGCTGGATCCTCGACCACTTCGGCGCCAACGCGCCCTACCTCATCGGCGGCGCCGGCGCGCTGGTGGTGGGGCTGGCGATCCACTGGATCCTGCCGCCTGTGACGCACGAAGACGCCGCGCGGGAATGA
- a CDS encoding peptidyl-alpha-hydroxyglycine alpha-amidating lyase family protein, which yields MSTIMGSGDFRYEAQDGWAQLPDGMTFKEVAAVGVDGHDNVYCFTRGEHPMIVLDKDGRFLRTWGEGVFTRAHGVTMGQDGETVFLTDDGDHTVRKCTLDGKVLMTLGIPGKAGEFQKGDPFNRCTHVAFSPGGDIYVSDGYGNSRVHKYSPDGKLLFSWGEPGTDPGQFNLVHNICTDADGWVYVADRENHRIQVFDGSGRFEAQWCDNLHRPCALYMENIGNGAKPVCYIGELGPGTSQNGAYPNIGHRIVIRDADGIELGRFGDPVMGEGPGQFIAPHGICLDSNRNLYVAEVSWTIMGRRLDPPREMRSLQKLVKLN from the coding sequence ATGAGCACGATCATGGGAAGCGGTGACTTTCGCTACGAGGCGCAGGATGGCTGGGCGCAACTGCCCGACGGCATGACCTTCAAGGAGGTGGCGGCTGTGGGTGTGGATGGGCACGACAACGTCTACTGCTTCACCCGGGGTGAGCACCCGATGATCGTGCTCGACAAGGACGGGCGTTTCCTGCGCACCTGGGGCGAGGGGGTGTTCACCCGCGCGCACGGCGTCACCATGGGGCAGGACGGCGAGACGGTCTTCCTTACCGACGACGGCGACCACACGGTGCGCAAGTGCACGCTGGACGGCAAGGTGCTGATGACCTTGGGGATTCCGGGCAAGGCGGGGGAGTTCCAGAAGGGCGATCCCTTCAACCGCTGCACCCACGTGGCGTTTTCGCCCGGGGGCGACATCTACGTCTCGGACGGCTACGGCAACTCGCGGGTGCACAAGTACTCCCCGGACGGGAAGCTCTTGTTCTCCTGGGGCGAGCCCGGCACCGATCCGGGCCAGTTCAACCTCGTGCACAACATCTGCACCGACGCCGACGGCTGGGTCTACGTGGCGGACCGGGAGAACCACCGCATCCAGGTGTTCGACGGCAGCGGTCGTTTCGAGGCTCAGTGGTGCGACAACCTGCACCGCCCGTGCGCGCTCTACATGGAGAACATCGGCAACGGCGCCAAGCCCGTCTGCTACATCGGCGAGTTGGGACCGGGCACGTCGCAGAACGGCGCCTATCCCAACATCGGCCACCGCATCGTCATCCGCGACGCCGACGGCATCGAGCTGGGACGCTTCGGCGATCCGGTCATGGGCGAGGGGCCGGGTCAGTTCATCGCACCCCACGGGATCTGCCTGGACTCCAACCGGAACCTCTACGTGGCCGAGGTCTCCTGGACCATCATGGGCCGGCGGCTCGACCCGCCGCGCGAGATGCGCAGCCTGCAGAAGCTGGTGAAGCTGAATTGA